The following proteins are co-located in the Flammeovirga kamogawensis genome:
- a CDS encoding ABC transporter permease: MQRYLINLSIALDAILANTLRSILTALGIIFGVAAVIAMLAIGNGAQQEILDQMKLVGVNNIVITPIIEQSEEKVVSENKKEKEKFSPGLSLLDLKNIKEVIPNIQRLSPEIEIETYIIKNGIRRSVKLIGVNNHYFEIYNHSLSQGNLFDKVHAKFGASVCIIGRSLQTRFFSSEDPIGKQIKCGGQWLTVVGVLNERNMMSKNLEKLGIRNVNMDVYVPIETMLIRFKDRSRVTKTAIQKASAEQARNNNQPNDKKANYNQLDKIVVQMSNANELSLASEVLQKMLSRRHFNKVDFEISIPEMLLKQQQRTKDIFNIVLGAIAGISLIVGGIGIMNIMLASVLERIKEIGLRISLGAKKMDIILQFLFEAILISLTGGTIGVILGVSMALLISSIADIPTIISFSSVIISFGVAASIGVIFGISPAKKAASQDPIESLRYE; encoded by the coding sequence ATGCAACGTTATTTAATCAATTTATCGATTGCTTTAGATGCCATTCTTGCTAATACATTACGTTCAATTCTAACTGCTTTAGGAATTATTTTTGGAGTAGCGGCAGTTATTGCCATGTTAGCTATTGGCAATGGAGCACAACAAGAAATTTTAGATCAGATGAAACTTGTTGGGGTAAATAATATCGTAATTACTCCCATAATTGAACAATCTGAGGAAAAGGTGGTTTCTGAAAATAAAAAAGAAAAGGAAAAGTTCTCTCCTGGGCTTTCTCTTTTAGACCTTAAAAATATTAAAGAAGTAATTCCAAATATTCAACGCTTAAGTCCTGAAATAGAAATTGAAACATACATTATTAAAAATGGCATTAGGCGATCTGTTAAGTTAATTGGAGTAAATAACCATTACTTCGAAATTTACAATCATTCTCTCTCTCAAGGTAATTTATTTGATAAAGTTCATGCCAAATTTGGAGCATCTGTATGTATTATTGGACGCAGCTTACAAACTCGTTTTTTTAGTTCAGAAGATCCTATTGGTAAGCAAATAAAATGCGGAGGACAATGGCTGACTGTTGTTGGGGTGCTTAACGAAAGAAACATGATGTCTAAGAACTTAGAGAAGTTGGGTATCAGAAATGTAAATATGGATGTTTATGTACCTATCGAAACAATGCTAATTCGTTTTAAAGATAGATCTAGAGTTACCAAAACAGCAATCCAAAAAGCATCTGCAGAACAAGCTAGAAATAATAATCAGCCAAATGATAAAAAAGCAAATTATAATCAACTAGATAAAATTGTAGTGCAGATGTCTAATGCAAATGAGTTATCTCTAGCCTCAGAGGTATTACAAAAAATGCTAAGTAGAAGACATTTCAATAAAGTTGATTTTGAAATTAGTATTCCAGAAATGTTACTTAAACAACAACAAAGAACTAAAGATATTTTTAATATAGTTCTTGGTGCAATTGCTGGGATATCATTAATTGTTGGCGGCATTGGTATTATGAATATTATGCTTGCATCTGTTCTAGAAAGAATAAAAGAAATTGGCTTACGTATTTCATTAGGGGCTAAAAAAATGGATATCATTTTACAATTTCTTTTTGAAGCCATCTTAATTAGTCTAACCGGTGGCACAATTGGAGTTATACTTGGTGTTTCTATGGCTTTATTAATATCAAGCATTGCTGATATTCCAACAATTATATCTTTCTCTTCTGTTATTATCTCTTTTGGAGTAGCGGCATCTATTGGTGTAATCTTTGGAATTTCACCAGCTAAAAAAGCGGCATCCCAAGATCCGATAGAATCTCTTCGATACGAATAA
- a CDS encoding efflux RND transporter periplasmic adaptor subunit — MTSKKSIIGVGIAVLLLISFFYFNTSSNETVLLTKVRKGDLKINVTTTGELEAEKSVQIRGPLGMRKASVWEAKINSLVPEGTLVKQGDQVAQLDPSSLSDQLSKMETELTKSESQWEQTQLDSALQLSKERDNLINLEFVVEEKKIQLEESAFEPPSTIKKCKMDVKKAERDLKQSKANYIVKQQQLSAKMREVTANLNAAKRNVNFLKTLFGEFTIFAPEDGMIIYTKDWNGNKVKEGSNIQAWNPVVATLPDLSSMLSKTFVNEVDIRKIKKGQKVNIGLDAFPDKKLNGEVTHVANVGEQRPNSDAKVFEVSILLAKTDSTLRPSMTTSNEIKTEEKTDILLIPIEALHVQGDSANFVFIKNINSYDIQEVKIGLMNDQDVEIISGLKENDIIALSTPPSHLEEPSK, encoded by the coding sequence ATGACTTCAAAAAAATCAATTATTGGAGTAGGTATCGCTGTTTTACTCTTGATCAGCTTTTTCTACTTCAACACTTCAAGCAACGAAACAGTATTACTCACTAAAGTCCGTAAAGGTGACCTAAAAATTAATGTTACAACAACTGGTGAACTAGAAGCTGAAAAATCTGTACAAATTAGAGGCCCACTTGGTATGAGGAAAGCAAGTGTATGGGAAGCTAAAATAAATAGTTTGGTGCCTGAAGGTACGCTTGTAAAACAAGGTGATCAAGTTGCTCAACTAGACCCATCATCTTTGTCTGACCAGCTTTCTAAAATGGAAACAGAGTTAACAAAATCAGAATCACAATGGGAACAAACACAGCTAGACAGTGCTTTACAGTTAAGTAAAGAAAGAGATAATCTTATCAACCTTGAATTTGTTGTAGAAGAAAAGAAAATCCAATTGGAAGAATCTGCTTTTGAACCACCTTCAACAATTAAAAAATGTAAGATGGATGTAAAAAAAGCTGAACGTGATTTAAAACAAAGTAAAGCTAATTACATTGTAAAACAGCAACAATTGAGTGCTAAAATGAGAGAGGTAACTGCCAATCTTAATGCTGCAAAAAGAAATGTAAATTTCTTAAAGACTCTTTTTGGTGAATTTACAATTTTTGCTCCTGAAGATGGGATGATTATTTACACTAAGGATTGGAATGGAAATAAAGTAAAAGAAGGCTCTAACATTCAAGCTTGGAACCCTGTTGTAGCTACCCTGCCCGATTTATCGTCTATGTTGTCTAAAACTTTTGTGAATGAGGTTGATATCAGAAAAATTAAAAAAGGGCAAAAAGTAAATATTGGATTAGACGCTTTTCCTGATAAAAAACTTAATGGTGAAGTTACTCATGTAGCAAATGTAGGAGAACAACGCCCTAACTCAGATGCAAAAGTATTTGAAGTTTCTATTTTATTGGCTAAAACTGATAGTACTTTACGCCCATCAATGACTACATCTAATGAGATTAAAACGGAAGAAAAAACCGATATTCTGCTTATTCCAATAGAAGCATTACACGTTCAAGGTGACTCTGCTAATTTTGTCTTTATTAAGAACATCAATAGTTATGATATTCAAGAAGTAAAAATTGGTTTAATGAATGACCAGGATGTTGAGATTATTTCTGGTTTAAAAGAAAATGATATTATTGCTTTATCGACACCTCCATCTCACCTAGAAGAACCATCTAAATAA